The following proteins come from a genomic window of Streptomyces sp. NBC_00539:
- a CDS encoding 1-aminocyclopropane-1-carboxylate deaminase/D-cysteine desulfhydrase, which produces MGGVNRPPNPDALLQQRPPSPVQEVHDERFGRHGVRLLLKRDDLVHPELPGNKWRKLAPNLRAAVEGGYCGLVTFGGAYSNHLRATAAAGRLLGMATVGVVRGDELAGRPLNASLARCAADGMRLHFVSRSEYRRKAEPGVQAGLLAAAGADGAYVIPEGGSNALALLGCAELGRELRGAGDVVAVACGTGGTLAGLAAGLGPGQRAVGVPVLAGGFLDAEIRSLQRQAFGGPAGDWTLAEGFHHGGYARVPAELEAFAAGFEARHRIPVERVYVAKLLWALTALTGCGAFPRGTTLAAVVTGAPEPSAPEPSVPEPSAPGPPVPDPSAPAPSGTAQTESSR; this is translated from the coding sequence ATGGGAGGCGTGAACCGCCCCCCGAACCCCGACGCGCTCCTGCAGCAACGCCCGCCGTCCCCGGTGCAGGAGGTCCATGACGAGCGGTTCGGGCGGCACGGCGTCCGGCTGCTGCTGAAGCGGGACGACCTCGTGCATCCGGAGCTGCCCGGGAACAAGTGGCGCAAGCTCGCGCCCAATCTGCGGGCTGCCGTGGAGGGCGGGTACTGCGGGCTGGTGACCTTCGGTGGGGCCTACTCCAACCACCTGCGGGCCACCGCCGCGGCCGGGCGGTTGCTGGGGATGGCGACCGTCGGGGTGGTGCGCGGGGACGAGCTGGCCGGGCGGCCGCTCAACGCCTCGCTGGCCCGCTGCGCGGCCGACGGGATGCGGCTGCACTTCGTCTCCCGCTCCGAGTACCGCCGCAAGGCCGAGCCCGGGGTGCAGGCCGGGTTGCTCGCCGCGGCCGGCGCGGACGGCGCGTACGTGATCCCGGAGGGCGGCAGCAACGCCCTCGCCCTGCTCGGCTGCGCCGAACTCGGCCGCGAGCTGCGCGGGGCCGGCGACGTCGTCGCCGTGGCCTGCGGTACCGGCGGCACGCTGGCCGGCCTCGCGGCGGGACTCGGGCCCGGCCAGCGGGCCGTCGGCGTCCCGGTGCTGGCCGGCGGCTTCCTGGACGCGGAGATACGTTCCCTCCAGCGGCAGGCCTTCGGCGGCCCGGCGGGCGACTGGACGCTGGCCGAGGGCTTCCACCACGGCGGCTACGCCCGGGTCCCCGCCGAGCTGGAGGCCTTCGCCGCCGGGTTCGAGGCTCGGCACCGCATCCCCGTCGAGCGGGTCTACGTCGCGAAGCTGCTCTGGGCCCTGACGGCGCTGACCGGGTGCGGGGCCTTCCCCCGCGGCACCACCCTCGCCGCGGTCGTCACGGGAGCGCCGGAGCCGTCAGCACCGGAGCCGTCAGTGCCGGAGCCATCGGCGCCGGGGCCGCCAGTCCCGGACCCGTCAGCCCCCGCCCCCTCCGGCACGGCTCAGACCGAGTCCTCCCGGTAG
- a CDS encoding Na+/H+ antiporter, whose amino-acid sequence MEVLPLVGLVAGSAIVAGVARRTPVPAPLLLVAVGLIASYVPGVPSYTLDPHIVLPLLLPPLLYTAAVESSYLDLRANVRPVALLSVGYVLFATIAVGYVAYLVVPGLSLPVALVLGAVIAPPDAVAATAIARRLGLPNRITTILQGESLVNDATAITAYKVALAAAVGLSSGWAGGIAEFLLASVGGVGVGLVLMVPIHLLRKRLREPLLQNTLSLLIPFVAYAAAERVHASGVLAVVVVALYLGHRNWQVDFATRLQETAVWKMVSFLLESVVFALIGLQLPVVLKGLGEYEGWRAAWYALAVFLAVVVARYVWVFPTTFLPRVLSERIRRREPETTWKAPVIVGWAGMRGVVSLAIAFSVPISVPHRNLILFLTFTTVIATLVVQGLTLPPLIRLLRLPPRDVQAETLAEAQAQSEASRAAEDRLDELLAEARNALPGPLADRLRTVMERRRNAVWERLGEVNPVTGESADDIYRRLAGEMIEAEREVFVTLRDRRQIDDEMLRVLLRRLDLEEAAAYREDSV is encoded by the coding sequence ATGGAGGTATTGCCGCTGGTGGGCCTGGTGGCGGGCAGCGCGATCGTCGCCGGGGTGGCCCGACGCACCCCGGTGCCCGCACCGCTGCTGCTCGTCGCCGTCGGCCTGATCGCCTCGTACGTCCCGGGCGTGCCCTCGTACACCCTCGACCCCCACATCGTGCTGCCGCTGCTGCTTCCGCCGCTGCTGTACACGGCCGCCGTGGAGAGCTCGTACCTGGACCTGCGGGCCAACGTACGGCCCGTCGCGCTGCTCTCCGTGGGGTACGTGCTCTTCGCGACGATCGCCGTGGGGTACGTGGCCTACCTCGTGGTGCCGGGGCTGTCGCTGCCCGTGGCGCTGGTGCTCGGCGCGGTGATCGCACCGCCGGACGCGGTCGCGGCGACGGCGATCGCGCGCCGGCTCGGACTGCCGAACCGGATCACGACCATCCTGCAGGGCGAGTCGCTGGTCAACGACGCCACCGCGATCACGGCCTACAAGGTGGCGCTGGCCGCCGCCGTCGGCCTCAGCTCCGGCTGGGCCGGCGGGATCGCGGAGTTCCTGCTCGCTTCCGTGGGCGGCGTCGGGGTCGGGCTGGTGCTGATGGTGCCGATCCACCTGCTGCGCAAGCGGCTGCGGGAGCCGCTGCTGCAGAACACCCTGTCGCTGCTGATCCCGTTCGTCGCGTACGCGGCGGCCGAGCGGGTGCACGCCTCGGGCGTGCTCGCGGTCGTCGTGGTCGCGCTGTACCTCGGGCACCGCAACTGGCAGGTCGACTTCGCGACGAGGCTCCAGGAAACCGCGGTGTGGAAGATGGTCTCCTTCCTGCTGGAGTCGGTGGTCTTCGCGCTGATCGGCCTCCAGCTGCCGGTGGTCCTCAAGGGGCTGGGCGAGTACGAGGGCTGGCGCGCGGCCTGGTACGCGCTGGCGGTGTTCCTGGCCGTGGTGGTGGCGCGGTACGTCTGGGTGTTCCCCACGACGTTCCTGCCCAGGGTGCTGTCCGAGCGGATCCGCAGGCGCGAGCCCGAGACGACCTGGAAGGCGCCCGTCATCGTGGGCTGGGCGGGGATGCGCGGGGTGGTCTCGCTGGCCATCGCCTTCTCCGTGCCGATCAGCGTGCCGCACCGGAACCTGATCCTGTTCCTGACCTTCACGACGGTCATCGCGACGCTGGTGGTGCAGGGCCTGACCCTGCCGCCGCTGATCCGGCTGCTGCGGCTGCCGCCGCGCGACGTCCAGGCGGAGACGCTGGCGGAGGCCCAGGCGCAGAGCGAGGCCTCGCGGGCGGCGGAGGACCGGCTGGACGAGCTGCTGGCCGAAGCGCGCAACGCCCTGCCGGGGCCGCTGGCTGACCGGCTGCGGACGGTGATGGAGCGACGGCGCAACGCGGTGTGGGAACGGCTCGGCGAGGTCAACCCCGTGACGGGGGAGTCCGCCGACGACATCTACCGGCGGCTGGCCGGGGAGATGATCGAGGCCGAGCGGGAGGTGTTCGTGACGCTGCGCGACCGGCGGCAGATCGACGACGAGATGCTACGGGTGCTGCTGCGCCGGCTGGACCTGGAGGAGGCCGCGGCCTACCGGGAGGACTCGGTCTGA
- a CDS encoding UBP-type zinc finger domain-containing protein, with protein sequence MSECTHVAELPRPEPVPLALTCPECLAVGSHPVQLRMCLGCGHVACCDSSPYRHATAHHHETGHPVMRSFEPGETWRWCFVDGSIV encoded by the coding sequence ATGAGCGAGTGCACCCACGTTGCCGAACTGCCGCGCCCCGAGCCCGTCCCGCTTGCCCTGACCTGCCCGGAATGTCTGGCGGTCGGCAGCCATCCCGTGCAACTCCGGATGTGTCTGGGGTGCGGACACGTGGCGTGCTGCGATTCCTCGCCCTACCGGCACGCCACGGCGCACCACCACGAGACGGGCCATCCGGTGATGCGCAGCTTCGAACCGGGCGAGACGTGGCGGTGGTGTTTTGTCGACGGTTCGATCGTCTGA
- a CDS encoding anti-sigma regulatory factor has product MSQIAGEPATQDFVEVRLPAAGAYLSVLRTATAGLAARLDFTLDEIEDLRIAVDEACAILLQQAVPGSVLSCVFRLIDDSLEVTVSAPTTDGRAPERDTFAWTVLSALAGKVEATVEENRTVCISLYKQRGAGPGPA; this is encoded by the coding sequence GTGTCCCAGATCGCAGGCGAGCCCGCGACCCAGGACTTCGTCGAAGTCCGGCTGCCGGCTGCGGGTGCCTACCTGTCGGTGCTGCGCACGGCGACAGCCGGTCTCGCGGCACGGTTGGACTTCACCCTCGACGAGATCGAGGACCTCCGCATCGCGGTGGACGAGGCCTGCGCGATCCTGCTCCAGCAGGCCGTGCCCGGCTCCGTCCTCAGCTGTGTGTTCCGGCTGATCGACGATTCGCTGGAAGTCACCGTCTCGGCGCCGACCACGGACGGCCGCGCACCCGAGCGCGACACGTTCGCGTGGACGGTGCTGTCCGCCCTCGCCGGCAAGGTCGAGGCGACGGTCGAGGAGAACCGCACGGTGTGCATCAGCCTTTACAAACAGCGCGGCGCGGGGCCAGGCCCGGCGTGA
- a CDS encoding RNA polymerase sigma factor SigF, whose product MPVRGGDRPRVRHEVDGGIPEQQHARPHPADADAESGFLDSAERRAGPMSENQHDEPQSSQPPAAVAQAAPALPDPRDRSGARALFFELRELPDGSPERAELRNRLVRMHLPLVEHLARRFRNRGEPLDDLTQVATIGLIKSVDRFDPDRGVEFSTYATPTVVGEIKRHFRDKGWAVRVPRRLQELRLSLTTATAELSQQHGRSPTVHELAERLGISEEEVLEGLESANAYSTLSLDVPDTDDESPAVADTLGSEDEALEGVEYRESLKPLLEGLPPREKRILLLRFFGNMTQSQIAQEVGISQMHVSRLLARTLAQLRDKLLVEE is encoded by the coding sequence ATCCCGGTGCGGGGCGGGGATCGGCCCCGGGTACGGCATGAGGTCGACGGCGGCATCCCGGAGCAGCAACACGCCCGGCCGCACCCGGCTGACGCGGATGCGGAAAGCGGCTTTTTGGACTCGGCGGAGCGACGGGCGGGCCCTATGAGCGAGAACCAGCACGACGAACCACAATCCTCACAGCCACCCGCGGCCGTGGCCCAGGCGGCTCCGGCGCTGCCGGATCCGCGCGACCGCAGTGGCGCGCGGGCGCTGTTCTTCGAACTGCGGGAGCTGCCCGACGGTTCCCCGGAGCGGGCGGAGCTGCGCAACCGCCTGGTCCGGATGCACCTGCCGCTGGTGGAGCACCTGGCCCGGCGGTTCCGCAACCGCGGCGAGCCGCTCGACGACCTGACCCAGGTGGCGACGATCGGCCTGATCAAGTCGGTGGACCGGTTCGACCCGGACCGGGGCGTGGAGTTCTCCACATACGCCACGCCCACGGTCGTCGGCGAGATCAAGCGGCACTTCCGCGACAAGGGCTGGGCGGTACGGGTGCCCCGGCGCCTGCAGGAGCTGCGGCTCTCGCTGACCACGGCCACGGCGGAACTCTCCCAGCAGCACGGCCGCTCCCCCACGGTCCACGAGCTGGCGGAGCGGCTCGGGATCTCCGAGGAGGAGGTGCTGGAGGGGCTGGAATCGGCCAATGCCTACAGCACGCTCTCGCTGGACGTCCCCGACACCGACGACGAGTCGCCGGCGGTCGCGGACACGCTGGGCTCGGAGGACGAGGCGCTGGAGGGCGTCGAGTACCGCGAGTCCCTCAAACCGCTGCTGGAAGGGCTGCCGCCCAGGGAGAAGCGGATCTTGTTGCTCCGGTTCTTCGGCAACATGACGCAGTCGCAGATCGCCCAGGAGGTCGGCATCTCCCAGATGCACGTCTCCCGCCTGCTGGCCCGCACCTTGGCCCAGCTGCGCGACAAGCTCCTCGTGGAGGAGTGA
- a CDS encoding diacylglycerol/lipid kinase family protein has product MRALLVANPAATTTSARTRDVLTHALASEMKLEAVTTEYRGHARDLGRKAAHEGLDLVVALGGDGTVNEVVNGLLHDGPDPDRLPGLAVVPGGSTNVFARALGLPNDAVEATGALLDALRERRERTVGLGLAAGAPGTEDESVPARWFTFCAGFGFDAGVVGRVEQQRERGKRSTHALYVRQLVRQFLDEPNRRHGTVTLERPGEEPVRDLVLSIVCNTSPWTYLGNRPLYASPDASFDTALDVLALDRLSTPAVAKYATQLLTSTPERGPQGKHAVTLHDLTDFTLHSKVPLPFQMDGDHLGLRTSVRFTGVRRALRVIV; this is encoded by the coding sequence ATGCGTGCACTTCTCGTGGCCAATCCAGCAGCGACGACCACCAGTGCGCGTACGCGTGACGTCCTGACCCACGCCCTGGCCAGTGAGATGAAGCTGGAGGCGGTGACCACCGAGTACCGGGGTCACGCCCGTGACCTGGGACGCAAGGCGGCCCACGAGGGTCTGGACCTCGTCGTGGCCCTGGGCGGCGACGGCACGGTCAACGAGGTGGTCAACGGCCTCCTGCACGACGGGCCCGACCCGGACCGGCTGCCGGGGCTCGCGGTGGTCCCGGGCGGTTCGACGAACGTGTTCGCCCGCGCGCTCGGACTGCCCAACGACGCGGTCGAGGCGACCGGCGCCCTGCTGGACGCGCTGCGGGAACGGCGCGAGCGCACGGTGGGTCTGGGTCTGGCGGCCGGGGCCCCCGGCACGGAGGACGAGTCCGTCCCGGCGCGCTGGTTCACCTTCTGCGCGGGCTTCGGTTTCGACGCCGGGGTCGTGGGCAGGGTCGAGCAGCAGCGGGAACGCGGCAAGCGTTCGACGCACGCCCTGTACGTACGACAGCTCGTGCGCCAGTTCCTCGACGAACCCAACCGGCGGCACGGAACGGTCACCCTGGAGCGGCCCGGCGAGGAGCCCGTGCGGGACCTGGTGCTGTCGATAGTCTGCAACACCTCGCCCTGGACCTACCTGGGGAACCGTCCCCTGTACGCCTCCCCCGACGCGTCGTTCGATACCGCACTTGACGTATTGGCGCTGGACCGTTTGTCAACTCCGGCGGTCGCCAAGTACGCCACTCAGCTCCTGACCTCGACTCCTGAGCGCGGTCCACAGGGCAAGCACGCGGTGACTCTGCACGATCTGACCGACTTCACCTTGCATTCGAAGGTTCCGCTCCCCTTCCAGATGGACGGGGACCACCTGGGATTGCGGACCAGCGTTCGGTTCACAGGCGTTCGCCGTGCACTGCGTGTGATTGTGTGA
- a CDS encoding WhiB family transcriptional regulator: protein MDWRHNAVCREEDPELFFPIGNTGPALLQIEEAKAVCRRCPVMEQCLQWALESGQDSGVWGGLSEDERRAMKRRAARNRARNASA, encoded by the coding sequence ATGGACTGGCGTCACAACGCCGTTTGCCGCGAGGAAGACCCGGAGCTCTTCTTCCCCATCGGCAACACCGGTCCTGCGCTGCTGCAGATCGAGGAAGCCAAGGCCGTCTGCCGCCGTTGCCCCGTCATGGAGCAGTGCCTGCAGTGGGCGCTCGAGTCCGGTCAGGACTCCGGCGTCTGGGGCGGTCTCAGCGAGGACGAGCGCCGCGCCATGAAGCGCCGCGCCGCTCGCAACCGGGCGCGCAACGCCAGCGCCTGA
- a CDS encoding sensor histidine kinase: MNDLVRQHTALSETDLEWLHLLVSEWQLLSDLSFADLVLWVPTLDGTRYVSVAQMRPNTGPTSYQDDMVGHLVPRGRRPLLDAALDEGRIVREGDPEWREEVPVRVESIPVRREGRVLGVIARNTNLLTVRTPSRLELTYLQSASDLAQMIAAGSFPFPGQQVDMDASPRVGDGLIRLDAEGVVTYASPNALSAYHRLGLASDLVGQHLGTTTAELAPSRGPVDEALVKLASGWAPRETEIEGNGGVIQLRAIPLKPKGTRIGSLVLCRDVTELRRRERELITKDATIREIHHRVKNNLQTVAALLRLQARRMDSPQGREALNEAVRRVGSIAIVHETLSQNLDERVEFDEIADRVIAMVAEISPGKVACRRTGRFGILDAEVATPLSMVLTEVLQNALEHAFTQGEGGTVEVSAARSGTGRADARLLIKVLDDGCGLPEGFDPQRAGNLGLQIVRTLVEGELGGTFDMVRAEPRGTRVVLDIPASPQK; the protein is encoded by the coding sequence ATGAACGACCTCGTACGCCAGCACACCGCTCTCAGTGAAACCGACCTGGAGTGGCTGCACCTGCTGGTCTCGGAGTGGCAGCTGCTCTCCGACCTGTCCTTCGCGGACCTCGTGCTCTGGGTCCCCACCCTCGATGGCACCCGCTACGTCTCGGTCGCGCAGATGCGCCCGAACACCGGCCCCACCTCGTACCAGGACGACATGGTCGGCCACCTGGTGCCGCGCGGCCGCCGCCCGCTCCTCGACGCCGCCCTCGACGAGGGCCGGATCGTCCGCGAGGGCGACCCGGAGTGGCGCGAGGAGGTCCCGGTGCGCGTCGAGTCGATCCCCGTACGGCGCGAGGGCCGCGTACTCGGAGTGATCGCCCGCAACACCAACCTGCTCACCGTGCGTACACCGAGCCGGCTGGAGCTCACCTACCTCCAGTCCGCCTCCGACCTGGCCCAGATGATCGCGGCGGGCTCCTTCCCCTTCCCCGGCCAGCAGGTCGACATGGACGCCTCCCCGCGCGTCGGGGACGGGTTGATCCGGCTCGACGCCGAGGGCGTGGTGACGTACGCGTCCCCGAACGCGCTCTCCGCCTATCACCGCCTCGGGCTCGCCTCCGACCTGGTCGGCCAGCACCTGGGCACCACCACCGCCGAACTGGCGCCCTCGCGCGGCCCGGTGGACGAGGCCCTGGTGAAGCTGGCCAGCGGCTGGGCCCCGCGCGAGACGGAGATCGAGGGCAACGGCGGGGTGATCCAGCTGCGCGCCATCCCGCTCAAGCCCAAGGGCACCCGCATCGGTTCCCTGGTGCTGTGCCGCGACGTCACCGAACTGCGCCGTCGCGAACGTGAACTGATCACCAAGGACGCGACCATCCGGGAGATCCACCACCGGGTGAAGAACAACCTCCAGACGGTGGCCGCGCTCCTGCGCCTCCAGGCCCGCAGGATGGATTCGCCCCAGGGCCGCGAGGCGCTGAACGAGGCCGTGCGGCGCGTCGGTTCGATCGCGATCGTGCACGAGACGCTCTCCCAGAACCTGGACGAGCGCGTGGAGTTCGACGAGATCGCCGACCGGGTCATCGCGATGGTCGCCGAGATCTCGCCGGGCAAGGTCGCCTGCCGGCGCACCGGCCGGTTCGGGATCCTGGACGCGGAGGTAGCCACTCCGCTGTCGATGGTGCTGACCGAGGTCCTGCAGAACGCCCTGGAGCACGCCTTCACCCAGGGGGAGGGCGGCACGGTCGAGGTGTCCGCAGCCCGCTCGGGCACCGGCCGCGCCGATGCGCGGCTGCTGATCAAGGTGCTGGACGACGGATGCGGTCTGCCCGAGGGCTTCGACCCGCAGCGGGCCGGCAACCTCGGGCTCCAGATCGTGCGCACCCTGGTCGAGGGAGAGCTCGGCGGCACGTTCGACATGGTCCGGGCCGAGCCGCGCGGCACCCGGGTCGTCCTCGACATCCCCGCCAGCCCGCAGAAGTAG
- a CDS encoding TetR/AcrR family transcriptional regulator, with translation MVTGQRGRPRSFDRDAALDTALRVFWERGYEATSIADLTRELGIGAPSLYAAFGDKRTLFEEVVTAYGGRYGGFAAVALAEEPTAAAAVRRVLREAADIYTDPAHPKGCLVISAAINTTSDEVAEALRERRNENLATFESRIAADVATGALPVGTDARALARYVGAVLQGMSQQARDGAGREELEAVAETAMRAWPG, from the coding sequence ATGGTGACCGGACAGCGCGGCAGGCCCCGCTCCTTCGACCGCGACGCCGCCCTCGACACGGCCTTGCGCGTCTTCTGGGAGCGCGGCTACGAGGCGACCTCCATCGCCGACCTCACCCGGGAGCTGGGCATCGGCGCGCCCAGCCTCTACGCGGCCTTCGGCGACAAGCGCACGCTCTTCGAGGAGGTCGTCACCGCCTACGGCGGCCGGTACGGCGGCTTCGCGGCCGTCGCCCTCGCCGAGGAGCCCACCGCCGCCGCGGCCGTACGCCGCGTGCTGCGCGAGGCCGCCGACATCTACACCGATCCGGCCCACCCCAAGGGCTGCCTGGTCATCAGCGCGGCGATCAACACCACCTCGGACGAGGTGGCCGAGGCCCTGCGGGAGCGGCGCAACGAGAACCTGGCGACCTTCGAGAGCCGGATCGCGGCGGACGTCGCCACCGGTGCGCTGCCCGTCGGCACGGACGCGAGGGCACTCGCCCGCTACGTCGGGGCGGTGCTCCAGGGGATGTCCCAGCAGGCGCGCGACGGGGCGGGCCGCGAGGAGCTGGAAGCGGTCGCGGAGACGGCGATGCGGGCCTGGCCGGGGTAG
- a CDS encoding SDR family oxidoreductase, with product MGVLEGKTALVTGGSRGIGRAVSRRLARDGALVAVHYGHDGEAARETVASIEAEGGRAFAIGAELGVPGDARALWAAYDSHPGAEEGLDILVNNAGAADFAGIEDTDEETYDRAHALNAKAPFFVIKHGLSRLRDGGRIVNVTGTPDLALPAILATITAKGAVNALTVSLAAALAPRGITVNSVGPGVIETDLNAGWLADPAARAHVSARSVFGRTGTAEEVADIVAFLASPDSRWMTGKHLDATGGLQLALL from the coding sequence ATGGGCGTGCTCGAGGGGAAGACGGCTCTGGTCACGGGTGGCAGCCGGGGCATCGGCCGGGCCGTGTCCCGGCGCTTGGCGCGGGACGGGGCGCTGGTCGCGGTGCACTACGGCCACGACGGGGAGGCCGCGCGGGAGACGGTCGCCTCGATCGAGGCGGAGGGCGGCCGGGCCTTCGCGATCGGGGCGGAGCTGGGGGTCCCGGGCGACGCGCGGGCGCTGTGGGCCGCGTACGACTCCCACCCGGGGGCGGAGGAGGGGCTGGACATCCTGGTCAACAACGCGGGGGCCGCGGACTTCGCGGGGATCGAGGACACGGACGAGGAGACCTACGACCGCGCGCACGCGCTCAACGCGAAGGCGCCGTTCTTCGTGATCAAGCACGGGCTGTCGCGCCTGCGGGACGGGGGCCGGATCGTCAACGTGACGGGCACGCCGGACCTCGCGCTGCCGGCGATCCTGGCGACGATCACGGCCAAGGGGGCGGTGAACGCGCTGACGGTGTCACTGGCCGCGGCGCTCGCGCCGCGCGGCATCACCGTCAACTCGGTGGGTCCGGGCGTCATCGAAACCGACCTCAACGCGGGCTGGCTGGCCGACCCGGCCGCCCGCGCGCACGTATCGGCCCGCTCGGTCTTCGGTCGGACCGGCACGGCGGAGGAGGTCGCGGACATCGTCGCCTTCCTGGCCTCGCCGGACTCCCGCTGGATGACGGGCAAGCACCTGGACGCGACGGGCGGCCTCCAGCTCGCGCTGCTGTAG
- the nagB gene encoding glucosamine-6-phosphate deaminase, translated as MEVVIVPNAKAGGELIAEAMAALVRRKADALLGVATGSTPLPVYEALAAKVKAGEADVSKARICQLDEYVGLPAGHPESYRAVVLREVVEPLGLSEASFMGPDGSADDIVAACDAYDRALAAAGGVDLQLLGIGTDGHIGFNEPCSSLASRTRIKTLTHQTRVDNARFFDDDIDQVPHHVITQGIGTILDARHLVLLATGEGKAEAVAQTVEGPLSALVPASALQLHRHATVVVDEAAASKLKLADYFRQTYADKPAWQGL; from the coding sequence GTGGAAGTTGTCATCGTCCCGAACGCCAAGGCAGGCGGCGAGCTCATCGCGGAGGCCATGGCCGCCCTGGTCCGCCGCAAGGCCGACGCCCTGCTCGGGGTGGCGACCGGCTCCACCCCGCTGCCGGTCTACGAGGCCCTCGCCGCCAAGGTCAAGGCCGGGGAGGCCGACGTCTCGAAGGCCCGCATCTGCCAGCTCGACGAGTACGTGGGCCTGCCGGCCGGGCACCCGGAGTCCTACCGCGCCGTCGTGCTGCGCGAGGTCGTCGAACCGCTCGGACTGTCCGAGGCGTCCTTCATGGGCCCCGACGGCTCGGCGGACGACATCGTGGCCGCCTGCGACGCGTACGACCGCGCCCTCGCCGCAGCGGGGGGCGTCGACCTCCAGCTGCTCGGCATCGGCACGGACGGGCACATCGGCTTCAACGAGCCCTGCTCCTCGCTGGCCTCGCGCACGCGGATCAAGACGCTGACCCACCAGACGCGCGTCGACAACGCCCGCTTCTTCGACGACGACATAGACCAGGTACCGCACCACGTCATCACCCAGGGCATCGGCACCATCCTCGACGCCCGCCACCTGGTGCTGCTCGCCACCGGCGAAGGCAAGGCGGAGGCCGTCGCGCAGACCGTCGAGGGGCCGCTGTCCGCGCTGGTCCCGGCCTCCGCGCTGCAGCTGCACCGGCACGCCACGGTGGTCGTGGACGAGGCGGCGGCGTCGAAGCTGAAGCTGGCCGACTACTTCCGGCAGACGTACGCCGACAAGCCCGCGTGGCAGGGGCTCTAA